A genome region from Triticum aestivum cultivar Chinese Spring chromosome 2B, IWGSC CS RefSeq v2.1, whole genome shotgun sequence includes the following:
- the LOC123046397 gene encoding O-fucosyltransferase 29 isoform X1 encodes MGRKPDPAKPHYGGGSASPKTARRAQPSPVFLGTALFVLGFVSLFTGHIVTDADWSRSRSRWRSNQVRNTEPIDIWKSRYSNLYYGCSGRSPKLRSAVPENSSTGYLLIATSGGLNQQRIGITDAVVVAWILNATLVVPELDHRSFWKDDSEFSDIFDTDWFISYLSKDVTVVKRIPYEVMISMDKLPWTMRAPRKSMPEFYIDEVLPILMRRRALQLTKFDYRLTNDLDEELQKLRCRVNFHALRFKKPIQTLGKKLVRRLRVMSSRYVAIHLRFEPDMLAFSGCYYGGGEKERKELAEIRKRWDTLPQDLSAEDERTRGKCPLTPHEIGLMLRALGFGNETYLYVASGEIYGGEETLRPLRELFPNFYTKEMLAGDDLKPFLPFSSRLAAVDFIVCDESDVFVTNNNGNMAKVLAGRRRYMGHKRTIRPNTKKLNVLFQTRNQTGWDTFSRKVKKIQRGLMGEPDDPRHGRDDFHEMPSSCICQRVPVNRSATIQTRNLLSQVR; translated from the exons ATGGGGAGGAAGCCTGATCCGGCGAAGCCACACTACGGCGGCGGCTCCGCCTcgccgaagacggcgaggagggCTCAGCCCTCCCCGGTGTTCCTGGGCACGGCTCTGTTCGTCTTAGGCTTCGTATCGCTCTTCACCGGACACATCGTCACCGACGCCGACTGGTCGCGGAGCCGGAGCCGGTGGAGGTCCAATCAG GTTCGAAACACCGAACCCATTGATATTTGGAAATCAAGGTATTCCAACTTGTACTACGGATGCAGCGGGAGGAGCCCAAAATTAAGAT CTGCTGTGCCGGAAAACAGTTCTACCGGCTACTTGCTGATTGCTACTAGTGGGGGACTGAACCAACAACGCATAGGG ATAACAGATGCTGTTGTTGTTGCCTGGATTTTGAATGCCACACTTGTTGTGCCCGAGTTAGACCACCGCTCATTCTGGAAGGATGACAG CGAATTCTCCGATATTTTTGACACGGACTGGTTCATATCGTACCTATCAAAGGATGTAACTGTTGTTAAAAGGATCCCTTATGAAGTTATGATATCAATGGATAAACTTCCATGGACTATGCGGGCACCTAGAAAATCCATGCCTGAGTTTTACATTGATGAAGTTTTGCCTATTCTGATGCGAAGGAGA GCTCTGCAGCTAACTAAGTTTGATTATCGGCTCACCAATGATCTTGATGAAGAATTGCAGAAGTTACGGTGTCGAGTAAACTTTCATGCATTAAGATTCAAAAAGCCCATACAAACTCTGGGTAAAAAATTGGTGCGAAGGTTGAGAGTCATGAGCTCACGATATGTCGCCATTCACTTGAG GTTTGAACCTGACATGCTTGCATTTTCTGGCTGCTACTATGGTGGTGgtgaaaaagaaagaaaggaactgGCTGAAATTAGGAAACGGTGGGATACATTACCT CAGGACTTGAGTGCTGAGGATGAGCGCACTAGGGGAAAATGTCCATTAACTCCTCACGAAATTGGTTTAATGCTGCGAGCTCTTGGTTTTGGCAATGAAACTTACCTGTATGTTGCTTCTGGAGAAATATATGGCGGAGAAGAAACTCTTCGGCCTCTGCGCGAACTCTTTCCAAACTTCTACACCAAGGAGATGCTTGCTGGGGATGATCTGAAACCATTCCTTCCTTTTTCTTCACGATTGGCTGCTGTTGACTTCATTGTATGTGATGAGAGTGATGTTTTTGTTACCAATAATAACGGAAACATGGCCAAGGTGTTAGCTGGACGCAG GCGATACATGGGCCATAAGAGAACTATTCGCCCAAACACGAAAAAACTCAATGTATTATTTCAGACACGGAATCAAACGGGTTGGGATACATTTTCACGGAAGGTAAAGAAAATCCAGCGGGGCCTTATGGGGGAACCAGATGATCCCAGACATGGACGAGATGATTTCCATGAAATGCCTTCATCTTGTATCTGCCAAAGAGTGCCAGTGAACAGATCGGCAACGATACAAACTCGAAACTTGTTATCTCAAGTGAGGTAG
- the LOC123046397 gene encoding O-fucosyltransferase 29 isoform X2, with translation MGRKPDPAKPHYGGGSASPKTARRAQPSPVFLGTALFVLGFVSLFTGHIVTDADWSRSRSRWRSNQVRNTEPIDIWKSRYSNLYYGCSGRSPKLRSAVPENSSTGYLLIATSGGLNQQRIGITDAVVVAWILNATLVVPELDHRSFWKDDSEFSDIFDTDWFISYLSKDVTVVKRIPYEVMISMDKLPWTMRAPRKSMPEFYIDEVLPILMRRRALQLTKFDYRLTNDLDEELQKLRCRVNFHALRFKKPIQTLGKKLVRRLRVMSSRYVAIHLRFEPDMLAFSGCYYGGGEKERKELAEIRKRWDTLPDLSAEDERTRGKCPLTPHEIGLMLRALGFGNETYLYVASGEIYGGEETLRPLRELFPNFYTKEMLAGDDLKPFLPFSSRLAAVDFIVCDESDVFVTNNNGNMAKVLAGRRRYMGHKRTIRPNTKKLNVLFQTRNQTGWDTFSRKVKKIQRGLMGEPDDPRHGRDDFHEMPSSCICQRVPVNRSATIQTRNLLSQVR, from the exons ATGGGGAGGAAGCCTGATCCGGCGAAGCCACACTACGGCGGCGGCTCCGCCTcgccgaagacggcgaggagggCTCAGCCCTCCCCGGTGTTCCTGGGCACGGCTCTGTTCGTCTTAGGCTTCGTATCGCTCTTCACCGGACACATCGTCACCGACGCCGACTGGTCGCGGAGCCGGAGCCGGTGGAGGTCCAATCAG GTTCGAAACACCGAACCCATTGATATTTGGAAATCAAGGTATTCCAACTTGTACTACGGATGCAGCGGGAGGAGCCCAAAATTAAGAT CTGCTGTGCCGGAAAACAGTTCTACCGGCTACTTGCTGATTGCTACTAGTGGGGGACTGAACCAACAACGCATAGGG ATAACAGATGCTGTTGTTGTTGCCTGGATTTTGAATGCCACACTTGTTGTGCCCGAGTTAGACCACCGCTCATTCTGGAAGGATGACAG CGAATTCTCCGATATTTTTGACACGGACTGGTTCATATCGTACCTATCAAAGGATGTAACTGTTGTTAAAAGGATCCCTTATGAAGTTATGATATCAATGGATAAACTTCCATGGACTATGCGGGCACCTAGAAAATCCATGCCTGAGTTTTACATTGATGAAGTTTTGCCTATTCTGATGCGAAGGAGA GCTCTGCAGCTAACTAAGTTTGATTATCGGCTCACCAATGATCTTGATGAAGAATTGCAGAAGTTACGGTGTCGAGTAAACTTTCATGCATTAAGATTCAAAAAGCCCATACAAACTCTGGGTAAAAAATTGGTGCGAAGGTTGAGAGTCATGAGCTCACGATATGTCGCCATTCACTTGAG GTTTGAACCTGACATGCTTGCATTTTCTGGCTGCTACTATGGTGGTGgtgaaaaagaaagaaaggaactgGCTGAAATTAGGAAACGGTGGGATACATTACCT GACTTGAGTGCTGAGGATGAGCGCACTAGGGGAAAATGTCCATTAACTCCTCACGAAATTGGTTTAATGCTGCGAGCTCTTGGTTTTGGCAATGAAACTTACCTGTATGTTGCTTCTGGAGAAATATATGGCGGAGAAGAAACTCTTCGGCCTCTGCGCGAACTCTTTCCAAACTTCTACACCAAGGAGATGCTTGCTGGGGATGATCTGAAACCATTCCTTCCTTTTTCTTCACGATTGGCTGCTGTTGACTTCATTGTATGTGATGAGAGTGATGTTTTTGTTACCAATAATAACGGAAACATGGCCAAGGTGTTAGCTGGACGCAG GCGATACATGGGCCATAAGAGAACTATTCGCCCAAACACGAAAAAACTCAATGTATTATTTCAGACACGGAATCAAACGGGTTGGGATACATTTTCACGGAAGGTAAAGAAAATCCAGCGGGGCCTTATGGGGGAACCAGATGATCCCAGACATGGACGAGATGATTTCCATGAAATGCCTTCATCTTGTATCTGCCAAAGAGTGCCAGTGAACAGATCGGCAACGATACAAACTCGAAACTTGTTATCTCAAGTGAGGTAG